TCTCCAAGAAATCACCTGCGCACTCGAAATTGCACTCATTGATTTAGGACGTTACACGCAAGATTTTCTCCTCTGGAGTACACGCGAGTTTGGCGCCGTTCTCGTTGCAGCACCGTATGTACAAATCAGCTCCATCATGCCTCAGAAACGAAATCCCGTATCTTTCGAACACATTCGAGCACTCGCGTCGAGCGGTGTTGGTGAATGCCAGGTCGTACTGCAGATGCTTCATAACACGCCATTTGGAGACATTGTTGACAGCGAAGATGACCTGCAACCCCATCTCTGGAGAGCCATGGCTCTCGCTGCTGATTTATTTCACCTGTTTGGATGTGTTGTTGGAACACTCGACGTGGACAAGGAGAAATTGGTCAATCGGGCCCGTGAAAGCTATGCGTCCATTACGGAACTCGCGGACACTCTGGTGCGCGCGCACCAGATGGGATTTCGAACTGCTCATGCTGTCGCCAGTCAGGTCGTGAAGCTCGCGATGCAAGCAAACATTCCAGCCTACGAAATTTCCGCTTCCATCGTAAAAAATGCAGCGGAGGTGGTCTTAGGACATGATATCGACATCTCAGACCAAGAAGTGGCAGCTGCCATGGATCCAGTTCACTTTGTAGAAATTCGAAGCCTTCCTGGTGGTCCGGCGCCGGAGGAAGTGAGGAGGATGATAACGGCCCGTCGTTTGTCACTGCAAAGCCGCCACACGGAGCTCGACCATGCTGCACAGTACATCCATACAAAACTACGAGAGTTAGACCAGACTGCAGCTACATGGAGCCGCGAGTATGACTCATGATGGCCTAGTCCTTGGGTTCGATGGTGGTGGAACGGGATCGCGAGCGATATTATCCGACAGCGCGGGTCGACTGATAGGATATTGCAACGGCCCCGCGTGTAATTATCAAAACTCAAATCCGAAAGAAGTAGAAGTCGCCGTATCGCAGCTCCTCGGACAACTGGTTGACCTGTCGAGCACTACACATCTTCTGGTCGATTGTGCAGTATTTTCGCTCGCAGGGCTCGATACGGTCGAAGATGCCCGAATTCTCGAGGAGGTGGTCCACAACGCGCTCTTAGACAGTCGAATCACAGCGAAACACGTCACTGTAGAGAACGACGGCATCGTCACCCTGCGTGGGCTGGTCGGTGAAGGGCCAGGGGCAATCCTGTTGTCAGGGACAGGGTCGATTGCGTGGGGCATTGCGCCCGGTAGAGAGCCAGTACGGAGTGGCGGGTGGGGGCATCATCTTGGCGATGAGGGCAGTGGTTATGCCATTGGGATGGCTGCATTGTCGGCGATATTTCACGGCTTTGATGGGCGGGGGGCTGTCACTGGCATGGAAACGGACCTGCTCTCTGCACTCGGCTGTGATTCGATTGACGCTGTCGCAGAATGGGCATATTCCGGGCAGTACAGCGTTTCGGCGATTGCCAGTTTAGCTCCGGTGGTTCTTGCGTTGTATGACACGGGGAATCCCACAGCCAAGCAGATTATTGAGGGTGCAGCCGCCGACCTGGAAAAACTTGTTTCAGCCGTAGCAACCCGCTTGCCTCTCACACAGGATTTCGACCTGGCACTCTGTGGAGGCATTTTAGAGAACAGTCAGGTTCTACGCGACCTGGTCACCTGTCGCATTGCAGCACGTCATCCGCACTGCAAAATATCAAACACAGCATTTCCATCGGCCTTGGGTGCGACTGCTTATGCTCTGCGTCTTTGTTCCGATTCCGGTCATACGGCGATTGACCGACTCTCTCACGACTATCAAAAAGCCATCAATGAATCCTAGGTACGGTGAATCCTAGGTACGGTGAACCAACGGAGATGGGACGAACCGTCTAAAGTTGAAAGGAGAAAGTGACATGAAATCAATCGATTGCACAGAAGTACAGCGATACCTGGAGTCATTCGTCGAGACGGATGTGTACATGCATCTCGAAACCACTAACGGGAGCTATGCTGCACTGCGCGATGACAATGCCATGTCGGTATGCGTATTTATCCGTAACGATACCGTGAACTTTAGTCGAGCCTCCATCAAGGGCACAGGCCCTTACCGTGTTGGGCTGAAACTGGACAAGGGCTGGGTGTATGCGACGGGATTGACTGATTTTGAGGTGACCGGTAGAGGTGAACTGCTGCTAGCGGGTCATGATTCCGAAGGGAGACTCGCTGTTGGTCTGGAGCTAAGCCACCAGCCATTCGTTGATTAAGGCTTACATAGCCTGTAGGTGAGTTCTACATGACAAAACTGGCGAGCTCTCCATGAAAAATCGGGTGAGTTCTACATCACAAAACGAAGGAGCCAATAACATGAACGAACGGGTTGTTGCAATTTATCCCCATCCGGATGATGAGACCTTTGGTAAGGGGGGTATGCTCGCCCTGCACGTCAAGCAAGGAGACAGCGTCAGTGTCGTTTGCGCGACACTAGGGCAAATGGGGCGAAACATGGGAAAGCCGTTTTTTGCGAACCGTGAGTCCCTCTCGAAAATCCGTGCCAAAGAACTGCGAGCCGCGTGTGATGCGCTCGGCATTTCAGACCTCAGGTTACTGGGTCTTCATGACAAGACCGTTGAATTTGAAGACCCTGAACATGTTGCGAGCCTGCTTCTCGACATAATACGTGAGTTGCGCCCCACTCGGATCTACAGTTACTACCCTGGTCATGGAGTGCATCCAGATCATGATGCCCTTGCCGAGGCGACCATGTTGGCTGTCTCCAAGCTTCCAGAAGGAGAGCGTCCCGTTATCTATGCATCCGCGATTACCAAGAACAGGCTTGAAGTCATCGGATCTCCAGACGTAGAGGTGGATGTTAGCGCAGGATATGAGGAAAAACTCAATGCCATGAGAGCACATCGCTCGCAGTCCGAAGCACAACTGAAGAGGATGGAACAAGAGATTGAGAAATCCCCGGAGCGAAGGAATGAAATTGAGGCTTCCTTGAAAAAGGAACATTATTGGATACTTACCGTTTGAAACCGCTTTATTCTGGTACTTAAGTTTGAGCACGAACGGTTACGAGGTTGGGAGAGCAGGCAGGAGCTACAGGGGCAGTGTATCAAGTTCTGCATTCGAATCGATTTTTCGGTGGGTCGAAAGGTACTGAAATACAGAATAGGGATAGGGAGAAGTGATGGAAATGCGATGGAATGTCAATAAAAGTGCGGCTAAGGTATCGATGGCAGTGATTACAGGGACAATGCTGGTCACGGTGACTGCTTGTGGGTCAACAGGTTCCAATGGGAACCAAGGTTCATCCAATCAACAAAGCAACTCCGGCTCGTCCAACTCCTCAGGTCAGACATCCACGGCTCCCGAAAATCTGGTTATCTATACCGCAAGAAACTCGACAGTCATCAATGCTGTCATCCCTCAATTCGAAAAAGAGTATCCGAACATCAAGGTTCAGGCATTAAATCTACCCCCACAGCAGATCCTGCAACGCGTGCAAAATGAGAAGGCGAATCCGCAAGCGGATTTCTGGTGGGGAGGAACGCAAGCTCAGTTCCAAACTGCGGCTAATGAGGGTTTGTTGCAGTCTGAGTCTCCGTCCTTTGCAAGCCAAATTCCAGCCAACTACAAAGATTCACAAGGCAGATGGTTCGGTGAAGTTTTGTTCCCGGCGGTGATAGCTTATAACTCCAGCGCAATCAGTGCGTCTCAAGTCCCACAAGACTGGAGTGACCTCATTAAGCCCCAATACAAAGGAAAGTTAATATTTAGCGATGTCATGTCCTCAGGGACTTTACGAACGGTTTTCTCAGCCATGATATACCAAAACGGGGCAAGCACTCCGCAAAAGGGATACGCATTTTTGAAGAGCCTCGATGCGAATACAAAGGAGTACGCTATCAGCCCTACGGATCTTTATATCAAGATGGCACGGCAGGAAGGGGTTATTACGGTGTGGGACCTTCCTGATGTCTTAGTCCAGAAGTATCAAAAGAACATGCCTTTCAATTTTGTGGTGCCAAAAAGCGGATCGCCAACAGTTGTAGACTGCGTTGGGGTCATTAAGGGCGCAAAAGACCAAAAGGCTGCAGAAACATTTATGAACTTCCTCTACTCTCCAAGTGAGGTTGCCTTCCTGGCAAAGAACGAATACGAGTTGCCAACCATTCAAGGTACACTGCAAAACATGCCGTCCTGGTACAACGGATTGAACCTGCACGCGATGAACCTCGATTGGAATGTCATCGACTCCAATCAGCAAACGTGGATGAATTACTGGGATCAAAATATTAAAGGCAAGGGGAACAGTTGACAACGGGCGGAGTCACTCCCGCCCTTTAGAATTTCATAGAAGGGGGCCATGTCACGTGGTACCGGTCCACCTAGATTCTGTAACGAAACAATTTGAAACTGGTGTCGGCGTCCATAGTGTAAGTACTAGCATCGAACCGGGCGAATTCTTTACACTTCTCGGCCCGAGCGGTTGTGGCAAAACAACGACTCTACGAATGATTGCTGGATTTAACTTTCCGACATCTGGACGGATATTGTTTGGTGATACGGATGTGACCTTCTTGCCGCCTCATAAACGGGGAACTGGAATGGTCTTTCAAAACTACGCTCTCTTTCCGCATATGACGGTCTTTGAAAATGTTGCCTTTGGGTTAAAGGTTCGAAGGGTCCCTTCTACAGATATCCGAGCAAGAGTCGAAAGAGCCTTGCAACAAGTACGCCTTGAAGGACTTGGGGGCCGAAAAATCGGACAACTATCTGGAGGGCAACAGCAACGTGTTGCGCTGGCCAGGGCAATTGTGATTGAACCGAAGATTTTGTTGCTGGATGAACCTCTATCCAATCTCGATGCAAAGCTGAGGGAGGAGACCCGCGTACAGATAAGGGAGTTGCAAATGTCCCTCGGTTTAACAACCATCTATGTGACCCACGACCAAGGGGAGGCGATGATGGTATCCGACAGAATCATGGTTATGAATGCAGGAGAAATTCAACAAATCGCCAAACCTCAGGACCT
The Alicyclobacillus curvatus genome window above contains:
- the argH gene encoding argininosuccinate lyase, with amino-acid sequence MDIKEQIFQTEGTQFPGVSYAKTVLSPAYDNAKTRLIHPMLSIHKAHLVMLVEQSIVPIESASRIMRAIDNVNVEAFQSSHYTGAYEDLFFAIEDQILQEAGELSGNLHIARSRNDMGVAMYRMSLRESMMDVLHSIGELQSTLLTVAESHAETITLGYTHTQQAQPMTLGHYLLAVHDSLSRDYKRLFAAFHACNHSPLGAAAITTTGFPINRHRVAELLGFDGLVENSYDAIGGADYLQEITCALEIALIDLGRYTQDFLLWSTREFGAVLVAAPYVQISSIMPQKRNPVSFEHIRALASSGVGECQVVLQMLHNTPFGDIVDSEDDLQPHLWRAMALAADLFHLFGCVVGTLDVDKEKLVNRARESYASITELADTLVRAHQMGFRTAHAVASQVVKLAMQANIPAYEISASIVKNAAEVVLGHDIDISDQEVAAAMDPVHFVEIRSLPGGPAPEEVRRMITARRLSLQSRHTELDHAAQYIHTKLRELDQTAATWSREYDS
- a CDS encoding YojF family protein, translated to MKSIDCTEVQRYLESFVETDVYMHLETTNGSYAALRDDNAMSVCVFIRNDTVNFSRASIKGTGPYRVGLKLDKGWVYATGLTDFEVTGRGELLLAGHDSEGRLAVGLELSHQPFVD
- the bshB2 gene encoding bacillithiol biosynthesis deacetylase BshB2, which produces MNERVVAIYPHPDDETFGKGGMLALHVKQGDSVSVVCATLGQMGRNMGKPFFANRESLSKIRAKELRAACDALGISDLRLLGLHDKTVEFEDPEHVASLLLDIIRELRPTRIYSYYPGHGVHPDHDALAEATMLAVSKLPEGERPVIYASAITKNRLEVIGSPDVEVDVSAGYEEKLNAMRAHRSQSEAQLKRMEQEIEKSPERRNEIEASLKKEHYWILTV
- a CDS encoding extracellular solute-binding protein, with the protein product MRWNVNKSAAKVSMAVITGTMLVTVTACGSTGSNGNQGSSNQQSNSGSSNSSGQTSTAPENLVIYTARNSTVINAVIPQFEKEYPNIKVQALNLPPQQILQRVQNEKANPQADFWWGGTQAQFQTAANEGLLQSESPSFASQIPANYKDSQGRWFGEVLFPAVIAYNSSAISASQVPQDWSDLIKPQYKGKLIFSDVMSSGTLRTVFSAMIYQNGASTPQKGYAFLKSLDANTKEYAISPTDLYIKMARQEGVITVWDLPDVLVQKYQKNMPFNFVVPKSGSPTVVDCVGVIKGAKDQKAAETFMNFLYSPSEVAFLAKNEYELPTIQGTLQNMPSWYNGLNLHAMNLDWNVIDSNQQTWMNYWDQNIKGKGNS
- a CDS encoding ABC transporter ATP-binding protein, whose product is MVPVHLDSVTKQFETGVGVHSVSTSIEPGEFFTLLGPSGCGKTTTLRMIAGFNFPTSGRILFGDTDVTFLPPHKRGTGMVFQNYALFPHMTVFENVAFGLKVRRVPSTDIRARVERALQQVRLEGLGGRKIGQLSGGQQQRVALARAIVIEPKILLLDEPLSNLDAKLREETRVQIRELQMSLGLTTIYVTHDQGEAMMVSDRIMVMNAGEIQQIAKPQDLYTRPANRFVATFVGETNLLRASIESFDAVSVALRVGTQFTLMASRDFANTGVEFRQGGTVHISIRPEAVQMNVNKDSANNVTQGRVRSVDFGGIYTIYTVQAGEVTLRVASNSVLAGVLAVGDEVSLYISTQSIYVVE